A genomic segment from Neobacillus sp. YX16 encodes:
- a CDS encoding YhcU family protein has translation MKIVFASTPGQEEEICGLVRYIYSTVFPLYFTDREISEFEHLKVLHTPDDFNTLKDAFQVMASMQTVISILESPTLDEQYAVLFNKNVSNLQEFGLFFPFEYEQFVEAKNMKNSVFSVYIKAANELLV, from the coding sequence GTGAAAATTGTTTTTGCCTCGACACCAGGTCAGGAAGAAGAAATTTGTGGACTTGTGAGGTACATCTATTCAACTGTTTTTCCACTCTATTTTACGGATAGGGAAATTAGTGAGTTTGAACATTTAAAAGTATTGCATACTCCAGATGACTTTAATACATTAAAGGACGCTTTTCAAGTAATGGCAAGTATGCAAACCGTGATTTCCATACTTGAGTCTCCTACTCTTGATGAGCAATATGCAGTTCTATTTAATAAAAATGTTTCGAACCTGCAAGAATTTGGTCTTTTCTTTCCGTTTGAGTATGAACAATTCGTAGAAGCAAAAAACATGAAAAACAGTGTGTTTAGTGTCTATATCAAAGCCGCAAATGAACTGCTTGTATAA